GGCGAGTGGTGTTATTAACAGCATTATTATACTGGGCGATACCGCGCTGACGCTGACATCTACCTATCAGATACTTCTGCTCTGCAAAGTGATATTGGTGATGTTTATGATTATTGTTGCGCTGATTAATCGCTATATCATCGTGCCACTGCTCAGACAATTACCTGCTAAGGCTCACTATTGGCTTGTCATAAATAGTTATGTCGAAATTATCCTTGGCGCGGCGGTATTACTATTAGTCAGTATTTTTGCGACTATGGCTCCGATATAGAATAAGACTATAAACAACAGATATTGCTTCCAAGCTTGCATCGATCCCTTGGGATGCGAGAAAATCTAAGCAATCAGTTAATTGAGGATAATCTAGATGAAAGGTTTTGTGCTGACGTTATCGTTGCTGATGCTATCCGTTAACGCTATTGCTGCCGGGAAGATAGTGACTGTCAGTAAGTTTGAATTTGGCAAGCAATGGGCATTTAATCGGGAAGAAGTGATGCTGGAATGCCGCACGGGTAACGCTTTGTTTGTTATTAACCCGAGTACGTTAGCGCAATATCCCCTAAATGATATTGCAACTGATCAGATGAAGTCTGGTTATGTTTTAGCGAAACCGCTAGATGTTTTGTTGCTAGACGACAGTGACAAGCCCGGTCAGAAGATGAGTTTGGAACCTTTCCAGCAGCGCGCAATGTCACTGTGTCAAAAATAAACTTGGGGTTGTGAGATGCACTGATACTAGCCTTTATTTTTCAAATGGTTACCTTCTTTGCTACCCGTTTGGGTTTTCACCCTTCAGATTAGTTTACAACCGTAATTAATTAGTTCCATTGCCAAGTTGGCTAAACACATGTACTCGACTACGCTTAAGGAGTACGGCTGAATAAGCCTACGTTAATTAATGCCAACTTTTAGCGCACGGCTCTGTCCCAAGAGCCATTTCCCTAGACCGAATATAGGAATCGTATTCGGT
The sequence above is drawn from the Yersinia intermedia genome and encodes:
- a CDS encoding YebY family protein, which translates into the protein MKGFVLTLSLLMLSVNAIAAGKIVTVSKFEFGKQWAFNREEVMLECRTGNALFVINPSTLAQYPLNDIATDQMKSGYVLAKPLDVLLLDDSDKPGQKMSLEPFQQRAMSLCQK